Proteins from a single region of Verrucomicrobiota bacterium JB022:
- a CDS encoding pectate lyase: MKAPLPHQSIRLASLFLCSTLSQLSAAVPAFPEAEGYGAMTTGGRGGAVYEVTNLNDSGAGSLRAAVEASGARTIVFRVSGTIPLQSNLRIRNDNITIAGQTAPGDGITLANYTLQISADNVIVRFIRVRVGDQGSADGADGRDAVFCRDVEQVMIDHCSFSWSIDECASLYRNRNTTMQWCVIAESLNRSLHSKDAHGYGGIWGGQGATFHHNLLAHHASRNPRFNGNAALTGEAAVDQVDMRANVIYNWGGNSSYGGEPTSDGFLSSFNMVNNYFKPGPATSSDKADRITYPDDAPNGSLIYSRYHIAGNITEGTPETTADNWRGVDGLSDELKAGIREDEPFASPPLTQQPAEVAYAYVLQYGGAMVPKRDAIDERVLNEVATGTATYGNNGIIDSQSEVGGFPELTSLPPPDDSDHDGMPDAWELAYGLDPNNAADRNGDLDGNGYTALEDYLNSLVVHAFPARSFEALVGNGEVSLEWSNYPNDCRLEASTNGTLWQAQDGVEAGSHGAATATVESSSPRYFRVVQPFVSNHSAAVE; encoded by the coding sequence ATGAAAGCTCCTTTACCCCACCAGAGCATTCGTCTCGCCTCCCTTTTTCTATGTTCCACCCTCTCCCAGCTCAGCGCAGCAGTCCCCGCCTTTCCCGAGGCAGAGGGCTATGGTGCCATGACCACCGGCGGTCGAGGCGGTGCGGTGTATGAGGTGACCAACCTCAACGATAGCGGCGCTGGCAGTTTGCGCGCAGCGGTCGAAGCCTCCGGTGCACGCACCATCGTCTTCCGCGTCTCCGGCACGATCCCCCTGCAGTCGAACCTGCGCATCCGCAACGACAACATCACCATCGCCGGGCAGACGGCGCCGGGCGACGGCATCACGCTCGCCAATTACACCCTGCAGATCAGCGCCGACAACGTGATCGTGCGCTTCATCCGCGTGCGGGTGGGCGATCAGGGGAGCGCAGACGGCGCGGATGGGCGCGATGCCGTATTTTGCCGCGACGTAGAGCAGGTGATGATCGACCATTGCTCCTTTTCGTGGTCGATCGACGAATGCGCCAGCCTCTACCGCAACCGCAACACCACGATGCAGTGGTGCGTGATCGCGGAGAGCCTCAACCGCTCGCTGCACAGCAAGGATGCGCACGGCTACGGCGGCATCTGGGGCGGCCAGGGGGCCACGTTTCACCACAACCTGCTCGCCCACCATGCCAGCCGCAACCCGCGCTTTAACGGCAATGCCGCCCTCACCGGCGAGGCCGCCGTGGACCAGGTCGACATGCGCGCAAATGTGATCTACAACTGGGGCGGCAACAGCAGCTATGGCGGCGAACCTACGTCGGACGGCTTCCTGAGTTCGTTCAACATGGTCAACAACTACTTCAAGCCAGGGCCCGCCACCTCCAGCGACAAGGCCGACCGCATCACTTACCCCGACGACGCGCCCAACGGCAGCCTGATCTACAGCCGCTATCACATCGCGGGCAACATCACCGAGGGTACCCCCGAGACGACCGCCGACAACTGGCGAGGGGTCGATGGCTTGAGCGACGAGCTGAAGGCGGGGATCCGCGAAGACGAGCCGTTTGCCTCCCCGCCCTTGACTCAACAACCGGCAGAGGTCGCCTACGCTTATGTGCTGCAATATGGCGGTGCGATGGTGCCGAAGCGGGATGCCATCGACGAGCGGGTGTTGAACGAAGTCGCCACCGGCACGGCCACCTACGGCAACAACGGCATTATCGACTCACAGAGCGAAGTGGGCGGTTTTCCGGAGCTGACCTCGCTGCCGCCCCCCGACGACAGCGACCACGACGGCATGCCCGACGCCTGGGAGCTCGCCTACGGTCTCGATCCGAACAACGCGGCCGACCGTAATGGCGACCTTGATGGCAACGGCTACACGGCCCTGGAAGACTACCTGAACAGCCTCGTAGTCCATGCCTTCCCGGCACGCTCATTCGAGGCATTGGTCGGCAATGGCGAAGTCTCCCTCGAGTGGAGCAATTATCCGAACGACTGCCGCCTGGAAGCCTCGACCAACGGAACGCTCTGGCAGGCCCAGGACGGCGTGGAGGCGGGCTCGCACGGCGCAGCCACGGCAACCGTCGAGAGTAGCAGCCCCCGCTACTTCCGCGTGGTCCAACCTTTTGTGAGTAATCATTCAGCAGCAGTGGAGTAA
- a CDS encoding pectinesterase family protein translates to MFFLLRPLSRLFLCLLGISICSLAQARLLTDIEYGRAGEVPLLLDVHVPEGQGPFPVAILVHGGGWASGDKSGADRPNSGADISPWFDGLSDKFVWFSINYGLAPEHRWPACLEDTFTAIRWVKAHAADYGGDPARVAMVGHSSGGHLVAMAAALGGPAERVQAVVGCAPVTSFEQDLPQRGGLSRALQDLFDRPQEVTPEALAILRGTQPINLIRPGLPPFLLVHGSADRTVPLAQSIAFQQRLQTYGVPCDLLLLEDAPHRLTQWNDYDPQWLPRMAAWMERTLAGHEAGHVYTDAAGQSHRYHALVAADGSGTHRTVQAAIDAMPPRSSWQQPWIVLVQPGTYRERLQIGPEKHFLVLRGIDAAQTVITYDLSAGHKGPDGNPIGTGATATVRVDASDVLIEDLTLENSFGVGSQALALRLEGDRAILRRCRLLGHQDTLLSNTGRHYFEDCYIAGTVDYIFGGATAYFERCVLHSLSDGYITAASTPQDHPHGYVFHNCRVTAETPEVRIYFGRPWRDYAAVTFLHTQLPANIRPEGWHNWRQPAREQTSRYFEHASTGPGADKAQRVPWAHTLSPKEAAQLTPLHVLGGADGWNPFNITAP, encoded by the coding sequence ATGTTCTTTCTACTCCGGCCACTTTCCCGCCTTTTCCTCTGCCTGCTGGGTATCTCCATCTGTTCGCTGGCGCAGGCCCGGCTGCTCACCGACATCGAATACGGGCGTGCCGGTGAAGTGCCGCTGTTGCTCGACGTGCACGTGCCGGAAGGGCAGGGGCCCTTTCCGGTCGCCATTCTCGTGCATGGGGGAGGCTGGGCCAGTGGCGATAAAAGCGGAGCCGACCGCCCCAACAGCGGCGCCGACATTTCCCCGTGGTTCGACGGCCTGTCGGACAAGTTCGTCTGGTTTTCGATCAACTACGGCCTCGCGCCGGAGCACCGCTGGCCGGCCTGTCTCGAAGATACCTTTACGGCCATCCGCTGGGTCAAGGCCCACGCGGCCGACTATGGCGGCGACCCTGCCCGAGTCGCCATGGTGGGGCACTCCTCCGGCGGGCACCTCGTGGCCATGGCTGCCGCTCTGGGCGGGCCGGCAGAGCGTGTGCAGGCCGTCGTCGGTTGCGCCCCGGTGACGAGCTTCGAGCAAGACCTGCCCCAACGCGGTGGGCTCAGCCGTGCCCTGCAAGACCTCTTCGACCGTCCGCAAGAGGTGACGCCTGAGGCGCTGGCCATCCTGCGCGGCACCCAGCCGATCAACCTCATCAGGCCCGGCCTGCCGCCGTTTCTGCTGGTGCATGGCAGTGCCGACCGCACCGTGCCGCTGGCGCAGTCGATCGCCTTTCAACAGCGCCTGCAGACCTACGGTGTGCCCTGCGACCTGCTCCTGCTCGAAGACGCCCCGCATCGCCTCACCCAGTGGAACGACTACGACCCGCAATGGCTGCCCAGGATGGCCGCGTGGATGGAGCGCACGCTCGCCGGCCATGAAGCCGGGCACGTCTATACCGATGCGGCGGGTCAGTCGCACCGGTACCACGCACTGGTCGCCGCCGACGGCAGCGGCACCCACCGGACGGTGCAGGCGGCCATCGACGCCATGCCCCCGCGCTCCAGTTGGCAACAACCCTGGATCGTGCTGGTCCAACCCGGGACTTATCGGGAGCGCCTGCAGATCGGGCCGGAGAAGCACTTCCTTGTGCTGCGCGGGATCGACGCCGCCCAAACCGTCATCACTTACGACCTCAGCGCCGGCCACAAAGGCCCCGATGGCAACCCGATCGGCACCGGAGCCACCGCGACCGTGCGCGTGGACGCCAGCGACGTGTTGATCGAAGACCTGACGTTAGAAAACAGCTTCGGCGTCGGTTCGCAGGCCCTTGCGCTCCGGCTGGAGGGAGACCGCGCGATCCTGCGCCGCTGCCGCCTGCTCGGCCATCAGGACACCCTTCTCAGCAACACCGGTCGCCACTACTTTGAAGACTGCTATATCGCGGGCACGGTCGATTACATTTTTGGCGGGGCCACGGCCTACTTCGAGCGCTGCGTGCTGCATTCGCTCTCCGACGGTTACATCACCGCGGCCTCAACACCGCAGGACCACCCGCATGGCTACGTGTTCCACAACTGCCGGGTGACGGCTGAGACGCCGGAGGTGCGGATCTACTTTGGCCGCCCGTGGCGCGACTACGCGGCGGTGACATTCCTCCACACGCAGTTGCCGGCCAACATCCGCCCCGAAGGCTGGCACAACTGGCGTCAACCCGCCCGTGAGCAGACCAGCCGCTATTTTGAACATGCCAGCACCGGCCCCGGTGCCGACAAAGCCCAGCGCGTGCCCTGGGCGCATACCTTGAGCCCGAAAGAAGCCGCGCAGTTAACCCCGCTCCACGTCCTCGGCGGTGCCGACGGCTGGAACCCCTTTAACATCACCGCCCCGTAA
- a CDS encoding glycoside hydrolase 43 family protein, producing the protein MSLTRATETAHQATGPWIPDLGDGTYQNPVLYADYSDPDVIRVGQDYWMTASSFCHLPGLPILHSRDMVNWELVTHALPRLTPAEAYERHQPGCGVWAPAIRHHAGKFWIFYPDPDYGIFVVTATDARGPWSAPHLLKGGRGLIDPCPLWAEDGRAWLVHAWARSRSGINNMLTLHEMAPDGSGLLDDGKVIIDANQMEGWDTLEGPKLYQHGGWYWVFAPAGGVATGYQAVFRSRNPHGPYEARMVLEQGETPVNGPHQGAWVDTPEGEHWFFHFQELQPYGRIVHLQPMRWREDGWPVMGEADDIATCGVPVLIHPKPALPAQKVAVPPTSDDFSSGQLGRQWQWQANPQRSWASLPGGSTGLRLACVPQLEPSLWQAPQLLLQKFPAPAFTARTVLDLQAVSTGDQAGLIVFGYDYAWAGLVQASEGLKLVMRLCHEAESGSPEREEIEMPAPAEVCHLQVVVAKGGACRFAWSIDGTVYQPIGPKFQARESRWVGAKVGLFAASNERRPAGHAHFQYFTIA; encoded by the coding sequence ATGAGTCTGACCCGCGCCACCGAAACAGCCCATCAGGCGACCGGCCCCTGGATACCCGACCTCGGCGATGGCACCTATCAAAACCCGGTCCTTTACGCTGATTACTCCGACCCCGATGTCATCCGCGTGGGGCAGGACTACTGGATGACGGCCTCCAGCTTTTGCCACCTTCCCGGCCTGCCGATCCTGCACTCCCGAGACATGGTCAACTGGGAGCTCGTAACCCACGCGCTGCCCCGCCTGACCCCGGCGGAGGCCTATGAACGCCACCAGCCCGGCTGCGGGGTCTGGGCCCCGGCGATCCGTCACCATGCGGGCAAGTTCTGGATCTTCTATCCCGACCCCGATTACGGCATCTTCGTCGTCACCGCGACCGACGCACGCGGCCCCTGGTCGGCCCCGCATCTACTCAAGGGCGGTCGCGGTCTGATCGACCCATGCCCCCTTTGGGCCGAAGACGGGCGTGCCTGGCTCGTGCACGCCTGGGCGCGCAGCCGCTCGGGTATCAACAACATGCTGACGCTGCACGAGATGGCGCCCGACGGCAGCGGCCTGCTCGACGACGGCAAAGTCATCATCGACGCCAACCAGATGGAGGGCTGGGACACGCTCGAAGGCCCCAAGCTCTACCAGCACGGCGGCTGGTACTGGGTCTTCGCCCCGGCTGGTGGCGTGGCGACTGGCTATCAGGCGGTTTTCCGGTCTCGGAACCCTCACGGCCCCTACGAAGCCCGCATGGTGCTGGAACAGGGCGAGACACCGGTCAATGGCCCGCACCAAGGGGCGTGGGTGGATACGCCCGAAGGCGAGCACTGGTTTTTCCACTTTCAGGAGCTGCAACCTTATGGCCGCATTGTGCACCTCCAGCCCATGCGCTGGCGCGAAGACGGCTGGCCGGTGATGGGGGAGGCGGACGATATTGCCACCTGCGGCGTGCCTGTCTTGATCCACCCCAAGCCCGCCCTGCCCGCGCAAAAGGTGGCCGTGCCGCCCACTTCCGACGACTTCAGCTCTGGCCAGTTGGGGCGGCAATGGCAATGGCAGGCCAACCCGCAACGCAGCTGGGCCAGCTTACCGGGCGGTAGCACGGGCCTACGTTTGGCGTGTGTGCCGCAGCTGGAGCCCAGCCTCTGGCAAGCCCCGCAGTTGCTCCTGCAAAAATTCCCCGCCCCGGCCTTTACCGCCCGGACGGTGCTGGACCTGCAGGCCGTGAGCACGGGCGATCAGGCTGGCCTGATCGTCTTCGGCTACGACTATGCCTGGGCCGGCCTCGTGCAGGCCAGCGAGGGGCTGAAGCTGGTCATGCGCCTCTGCCATGAGGCTGAAAGCGGAAGCCCGGAGCGCGAAGAGATCGAAATGCCGGCCCCAGCGGAGGTCTGCCACCTGCAAGTCGTGGTCGCGAAGGGTGGGGCCTGCCGCTTTGCCTGGAGCATCGACGGCACCGTTTACCAGCCCATCGGGCCAAAATTCCAGGCTCGCGAAAGCCGTTGGGTCGGTGCCAAGGTGGGGCTCTTTGCCGCCAGCAACGAACGTCGCCCGGCCGGTCACGCGCATTTCCAATACTTTACCATCGCCTAG
- a CDS encoding glycoside hydrolase family 28 protein, translating into MLPLRLPLLGVFCATLVHLVTAVSTPSYTQDGRLWGGDPIAPIKAPFSMPELQRPDFGSHVVNIRDYGAKEGGKIKNTEAIAKAIAACAEAGGGRVVVPAGKWLTGPIHFKSNIELHLAEGAEVIFSDRYEDYLPVVLQRVGGIEIYNYSPLVYARDCENVGITGPGKLNGNAEAWWGWKKKESSRVFQSGAQGIPVEERIFGTPEDAVRPSFVVFLNCRNVLMEGFTIGSGPNWTIHPIYSENIIIRRVQVLTDGPNNDGIDPDSCRNVLIEHCVFDTGDDCVVLKSGYNQDGWRVGKPTENVVMRWCSSKRGHGGLVIGSEMSGDVRNVYMYECEFEGTDRAVRLKSRADRGGVVENVWAENLKVKDMQYEVVILNMDYSADKSAITNPHPPVFRNIHIRNIEGDGAPEAIKIVGMKDSLIEDVTFENIRIRSQKGAFLRNVTDVTFENVEINPSEGAAFILDHATDVTIRNATATPGTAAFVRLEGSEPSDVEIKASKLEGAREAAVIGQGAQRSSVVIKP; encoded by the coding sequence ATGTTACCCCTACGTCTTCCTCTCCTCGGCGTATTTTGCGCCACCCTCGTGCACCTCGTCACCGCCGTTTCCACCCCCTCTTACACCCAAGACGGGCGGCTCTGGGGCGGTGATCCCATCGCGCCGATCAAGGCCCCCTTTAGCATGCCCGAGCTGCAACGTCCGGACTTCGGGTCCCACGTCGTCAATATCCGCGACTACGGGGCCAAGGAAGGGGGCAAGATCAAGAACACCGAAGCTATCGCCAAGGCCATTGCCGCATGTGCGGAGGCAGGTGGCGGTCGCGTGGTGGTCCCTGCCGGCAAATGGCTGACAGGCCCCATCCACTTCAAGAGCAACATCGAGCTGCACCTTGCTGAAGGCGCAGAAGTCATCTTCAGCGACCGCTACGAAGATTACTTGCCCGTGGTGCTGCAGCGCGTTGGCGGCATCGAGATCTACAACTACTCGCCGCTCGTCTACGCCCGCGACTGCGAAAACGTCGGCATCACCGGGCCGGGCAAGCTCAACGGCAACGCCGAAGCCTGGTGGGGCTGGAAGAAAAAGGAGTCCTCCCGCGTCTTCCAATCCGGTGCGCAGGGTATTCCCGTGGAGGAACGTATCTTTGGCACGCCGGAAGATGCCGTGCGCCCCAGCTTTGTCGTGTTTCTCAACTGCCGCAACGTGTTGATGGAAGGGTTTACGATCGGCAGCGGCCCCAACTGGACGATCCACCCAATCTACTCCGAGAACATCATCATCCGCCGCGTGCAGGTGCTGACCGACGGGCCCAATAACGACGGCATCGACCCCGACTCCTGCCGCAACGTGCTGATCGAGCACTGCGTGTTCGACACCGGGGACGACTGCGTGGTCCTCAAGTCGGGCTACAACCAGGACGGTTGGCGTGTGGGCAAGCCGACCGAAAACGTGGTCATGCGCTGGTGCTCGTCCAAACGCGGGCACGGCGGCCTCGTCATCGGCAGCGAAATGTCGGGCGACGTGCGCAACGTCTACATGTACGAATGCGAATTTGAAGGGACCGACCGTGCCGTGCGTCTCAAGTCCCGCGCCGACCGTGGCGGGGTGGTCGAAAACGTCTGGGCCGAGAACCTGAAGGTCAAGGACATGCAATACGAAGTCGTGATCCTCAACATGGATTATTCGGCCGACAAGAGCGCGATCACCAACCCGCACCCGCCTGTCTTCCGCAACATCCATATCCGCAACATCGAAGGCGACGGCGCGCCCGAAGCCATCAAGATTGTGGGCATGAAGGATTCCCTGATCGAAGACGTTACTTTTGAGAACATCCGGATCCGCTCCCAAAAGGGCGCGTTCCTCCGTAACGTGACCGATGTGACCTTCGAGAATGTCGAGATCAACCCCTCGGAGGGCGCCGCTTTTATCCTCGACCACGCGACCGATGTGACGATCCGCAACGCCACGGCCACGCCAGGCACCGCCGCTTTTGTGCGCCTCGAAGGCTCCGAGCCGAGCGATGTGGAGATCAAGGCCAGCAAGCTCGAAGGAGCCAGGGAAGCCGCCGTGATCGGGCAGGGGGCGCAACGCAGCTCGGTCGTGATCAAGCCGTAA
- a CDS encoding U32 family peptidase, whose product MSLSISPSPVETPVRVPEVLAPAGNWDCARAAVENGADAIFFGLNRFNARMRADNFTEADLPELMAYLHRRGVKGYLTFNTLVFADEVAEAEDFLRSAIAAGVDAAIVQDVGVCRLIRRISPDFPIHASTQMSVTSDAGVEFAKELGASVVVVARECSIAEIEKMQEALKGRETSVPLEVFVHGALCVAYSGQCLTSEALGGRSANRGECAQACRLPYELVSDGELQDLGDRKYLLSPQDLAGVDVIPGLIKAGVASLKIEGRLKRPEYVASITRVYRQAVDRAVAALGEQKSADTTTPEERYELEMAFSRGLYTGWLSGIDNQQLVHARFAKKRGFFLGEVREVRGQRVAVQGLAHVQPQDGVVFDLGRSEEGETGARVQAVEQKGGVTWLSFQGQHLDWSLVEPGAKVWKTSDPSLDKRLRQSFETEQPNHRRPIRWTVFGHAGGPLSLEGRDERGNVVRESSALPLEVAQKQPLDQERLEKQLGRLGDSPFTQSSVDNQLEPGLILPVSELNRLRRAVVDRLLEVRAQPPRWEVRDEEVTPTLSFAREPQGSVTPELVLVVRDLGQLHAALPLVHRDIYAEFEDPKRFRDAMAAVRAYREQTGREVRLWVMPPRMYKMGEDYVMRICRSAEPDGFLARNHEHLRALPGDYRVRGDFSLNVSNALTADYLRERFHLESLTASYDLNVGQLTALLESAPPEWFEVTIHQHMPLFHMEHCVFCTFLSSGKDYRDCGRPCEKKRVHLRDRTGAEHLLRADAGCRNTLYNARTQTGAEFVPHLLKLGVRRFRVEFIDESPSVIRDTVQRYERLLSGEIDGETLWRELNLVSQLGVTRGTLRTSGVRVG is encoded by the coding sequence ATGTCGTTATCCATCAGCCCTTCACCTGTAGAGACTCCTGTGCGCGTGCCCGAAGTGCTGGCCCCTGCAGGCAACTGGGACTGTGCCCGGGCGGCGGTCGAAAACGGGGCCGACGCGATCTTCTTTGGCCTCAACCGCTTCAACGCACGGATGCGGGCCGACAACTTTACCGAGGCCGATCTGCCGGAACTGATGGCCTACCTGCACCGCCGGGGTGTCAAGGGCTATTTGACCTTCAACACGCTCGTCTTTGCCGACGAGGTGGCGGAGGCGGAAGATTTCCTGCGCTCGGCCATCGCGGCGGGAGTGGATGCCGCCATCGTGCAAGATGTGGGCGTGTGCCGCCTGATTCGCCGAATCTCGCCCGATTTCCCGATCCACGCCAGCACGCAGATGAGCGTGACGAGCGATGCGGGCGTCGAGTTTGCGAAAGAGCTGGGCGCGTCGGTCGTGGTGGTGGCGCGGGAGTGTTCGATTGCGGAAATCGAAAAGATGCAAGAGGCCCTCAAAGGTCGTGAGACTTCCGTGCCTTTGGAAGTGTTCGTGCATGGCGCGCTCTGTGTGGCCTACTCCGGCCAATGCCTGACATCCGAAGCCCTCGGCGGGCGTTCAGCCAACCGCGGCGAATGCGCACAGGCCTGCCGCCTGCCTTACGAGCTGGTCTCCGACGGCGAGCTGCAGGACCTGGGAGACCGGAAGTATCTCCTGAGTCCCCAAGACCTGGCGGGTGTGGACGTGATCCCGGGCCTGATCAAGGCTGGGGTGGCGTCCCTCAAGATCGAAGGGCGCCTCAAGCGTCCGGAATACGTCGCCAGCATCACCCGCGTTTATCGGCAGGCGGTGGACCGTGCGGTAGCGGCGCTCGGGGAGCAAAAGTCGGCCGATACGACCACCCCAGAGGAACGTTACGAACTGGAGATGGCCTTTTCGCGTGGTCTTTATACCGGCTGGCTGAGCGGGATCGACAATCAGCAACTCGTGCACGCCCGATTTGCGAAGAAGCGCGGCTTTTTCCTCGGCGAAGTGCGCGAGGTGCGCGGCCAGCGCGTGGCCGTGCAAGGGCTGGCACACGTGCAACCCCAAGATGGCGTGGTTTTCGATCTGGGCCGCTCGGAAGAGGGCGAAACCGGTGCCCGCGTGCAAGCGGTGGAGCAAAAGGGCGGGGTGACGTGGCTTTCGTTCCAGGGCCAGCACCTCGATTGGAGCCTGGTCGAGCCCGGGGCCAAAGTGTGGAAGACGAGCGACCCTTCGCTCGACAAACGTCTGCGCCAGAGCTTTGAGACCGAGCAGCCCAACCACCGGCGTCCGATTCGCTGGACGGTGTTTGGCCATGCGGGAGGCCCGTTGTCGCTCGAAGGACGCGACGAGCGGGGCAACGTCGTGCGCGAAAGCTCGGCCCTGCCGCTGGAAGTGGCGCAAAAGCAGCCGCTCGACCAGGAGCGACTGGAGAAACAGCTTGGTCGCCTCGGAGACAGCCCCTTTACCCAAAGCAGCGTCGACAACCAGTTGGAGCCGGGCCTGATCCTGCCGGTAAGCGAGCTGAACCGCCTCCGCCGCGCGGTGGTCGATCGCCTGCTGGAAGTGCGGGCGCAGCCGCCGCGCTGGGAGGTCCGCGATGAGGAGGTGACGCCTACGCTTTCCTTCGCGCGTGAGCCGCAGGGCTCGGTGACGCCCGAGCTGGTGCTGGTGGTGCGCGATCTGGGGCAGCTCCATGCCGCGCTGCCGCTTGTCCACCGCGATATCTACGCCGAGTTCGAAGACCCCAAGCGTTTCCGCGATGCCATGGCCGCCGTGCGCGCCTACCGCGAGCAGACGGGCCGCGAAGTCCGCCTGTGGGTGATGCCGCCGCGCATGTACAAGATGGGCGAAGACTACGTGATGCGCATCTGCCGCAGTGCCGAGCCCGACGGGTTCCTCGCGCGGAACCACGAGCACTTGCGCGCGTTGCCGGGCGATTACCGAGTACGGGGCGACTTTTCGCTCAACGTCTCCAATGCGCTTACCGCCGATTACCTGCGCGAGCGCTTCCATCTGGAATCGCTCACCGCCAGTTACGACCTCAACGTGGGGCAGCTGACGGCCTTGCTGGAGAGCGCGCCGCCGGAATGGTTTGAGGTGACGATTCACCAGCACATGCCGCTCTTCCACATGGAGCACTGTGTGTTCTGTACCTTCCTCTCCAGCGGCAAGGACTACCGCGACTGTGGCCGCCCGTGCGAGAAGAAGCGCGTGCACCTGCGCGACCGGACCGGGGCCGAGCACCTGCTGCGGGCCGATGCCGGTTGCCGCAATACGCTCTACAACGCCCGCACGCAGACGGGGGCCGAATTTGTGCCGCATCTGCTCAAGCTGGGCGTCCGCCGCTTTCGCGTGGAGTTTATCGACGAGAGCCCGAGCGTGATCCGCGATACGGTGCAGCGCTACGAGCGCCTGCTCAGCGGCGAGATCGACGGCGAAACGCTCTGGCGCGAACTCAACCTCGTCAGCCAGCTTGGCGTCACCCGCGGCACCCTGCGCACCAGTGG
- a CDS encoding MFS transporter, whose amino-acid sequence MSASPSSAKSAGGQYRWLVCVLLFLSVAVNYIDRLVISILKAPLSEQLGWSDADYGHIAAAFSFAYAFGYLLGGRLIDRLGVKKGLPIFVTAWSFAAMAHGLCGFLNVADEFRLTYPWFSWAEGGFVMLTLAMPMTAAGFMFARIALGLTEGGNFPGAIKAVAEWFPVKERALATGIFNTGTTVGAVLCPILVPWIYSHLGWEATFYATGGTGLLWLVAWCYTYEVPAKHKRLSEAERAYILDGQPVFEEKARKVPWLALLGYRPVWAFMLASILAGPAWGFYQFFIPDFLQKQFDLELQNTGWATSAFYIIASIGGVAGGWLAGFLMNKGWSINSARKLSLLICALAVVPVFIAPYAPNVVLAILIVGVAGSAHQGWSSNLFSVVSDTMPKETISSVVGLGGFVCYFTGGFVNEFTGQILQRTGSYVAVFAYFSGMYVLSLLAIQLLVPVIGLRHVKA is encoded by the coding sequence ATGAGCGCCTCTCCTTCTTCTGCCAAGTCAGCTGGCGGTCAATATCGCTGGCTGGTTTGCGTGCTTCTCTTTCTTTCCGTCGCCGTCAACTACATTGACCGCCTCGTCATCAGCATCCTCAAAGCCCCCCTCAGCGAGCAACTCGGGTGGAGCGATGCCGATTACGGGCACATTGCCGCCGCTTTTTCCTTTGCCTACGCCTTCGGCTACCTCCTGGGCGGGCGCCTGATCGACCGCCTGGGCGTGAAAAAAGGCCTGCCGATCTTCGTCACCGCCTGGAGCTTTGCTGCAATGGCGCATGGCCTCTGCGGCTTCCTCAATGTGGCCGATGAATTTCGTCTCACCTACCCTTGGTTTTCGTGGGCCGAAGGTGGCTTCGTCATGTTGACGCTGGCGATGCCGATGACGGCGGCAGGCTTCATGTTTGCCCGAATCGCTTTGGGGTTGACCGAAGGCGGCAACTTCCCCGGTGCCATCAAGGCCGTGGCAGAATGGTTCCCGGTCAAGGAGCGCGCGCTGGCCACCGGCATCTTCAACACCGGCACGACGGTCGGCGCGGTGCTGTGCCCGATCCTTGTGCCCTGGATCTACAGCCACCTCGGTTGGGAAGCCACCTTCTATGCCACCGGCGGCACTGGCCTGCTCTGGCTCGTCGCCTGGTGCTACACCTACGAAGTCCCGGCCAAACACAAACGCCTCTCCGAAGCCGAACGCGCCTACATCCTCGACGGGCAGCCGGTTTTTGAAGAAAAGGCGCGCAAGGTGCCATGGCTGGCCTTGCTCGGCTACCGCCCCGTCTGGGCCTTCATGTTGGCGAGCATTCTCGCCGGGCCGGCTTGGGGCTTCTACCAGTTTTTCATCCCCGACTTCCTGCAAAAGCAGTTCGATCTGGAGCTGCAGAACACCGGGTGGGCCACGAGCGCCTTTTACATCATCGCCTCCATTGGCGGCGTGGCGGGTGGTTGGCTGGCTGGCTTTCTGATGAACAAGGGCTGGTCGATCAACTCCGCGCGCAAGCTCTCGCTCCTGATCTGCGCCTTGGCGGTCGTGCCCGTTTTCATCGCCCCCTATGCGCCCAATGTAGTGCTGGCGATCCTCATCGTGGGGGTGGCCGGCTCCGCTCACCAAGGGTGGTCGTCGAACCTCTTCAGTGTGGTGTCCGACACCATGCCGAAGGAGACGATCAGCTCCGTTGTGGGGCTGGGCGGCTTTGTCTGCTACTTCACGGGCGGTTTCGTGAACGAGTTCACCGGGCAGATCCTGCAGCGCACGGGCAGCTACGTCGCCGTTTTTGCCTACTTCTCCGGCATGTATGTGCTGTCGCTCCTCGCCATCCAATTGCTGGTGCCCGTCATTGGCCTGCGCCACGTCAAAGCCTAG